From Heliangelus exortis chromosome W unlocalized genomic scaffold, bHelExo1.hap1 SUPER_W_unloc_2, whole genome shotgun sequence, the proteins below share one genomic window:
- the LOC139790609 gene encoding dual specificity protein kinase CLK1-like, with product MLDWFEYQGHVCIVFELLGPSTYNFLKENCSLPFRLEHIRRMAYQICKAVSFLHVSKLTHTDLKPENILLVSSDYTEEYNSSLVSCCPLLHLPLCHPMPFFRLSHPISSLQKYVVHRLKRPDIKVADFGSTVLVHEPRCYPVTTRPYRAPEVILGQWKSLRCSFGPRSFAALLKGANNCGTSWLSC from the exons ATGTTAGACTGGTTCGAGTACCAGGGCCACGTCTGCATCGTTTTTGAGCTGCTAGGGCCCAGCACTTACAACTTCCTCAAAGAGAATTGTTCTCTGCCCTTCAGGCTGGAACACATCAGGCGCATGGCCTATCAGATCTGCAAAGCTGTCAGCT TTTTGCATGTGAGCAAGTTGACACACACAGATCTGAAGCCAGAAAACATCTTACTCGTCTCCTCTGACTATACAGAGGAGTACAACTCCAGCCTGGTGAGTTGCTGTCCTCTTCTCCACCTCCCCCTCTGCCATCCTATGCCTTTCTTCAGGCTCTCACATCCCATTTCTTCACTGCAGAAATATGTGGTGCACAGACTGAAACGCCCAGACATCAAAGTGGCGGACTTCGGGAGCACGGTGCTTGTCCATGAGCCTCGCTGCTATCCGGTCACTACAAGACCTTACAGAGCTCCTGAAGTCATCCTAGGTCAGTGGAAGTCTCTTAGGTGCAGCTTTGGCCCAAGATCTTTTGCTGCGCTCTTGAAGGGTGCTAACAACTGTGGCACATCCTGGTTGAGCTGTTGA
- the LOC139790560 gene encoding uncharacterized protein, producing MLEWMEAPGPNQHQVRARGRRFLTVLENKAGDLDQEGEEDSDGDDIIWPSSQEFFQDLKFVLQEESSSSSSMGTESEGQEDNYQQSTFPESLELMDMEPAGSARARVLEKEGHHLPLAPVAEQKAKAPACLAFSELDTAVEAESLAPVPSSPAEDDLALVGSDHFIVREFMAKAVLVTQGPDQQSTEQQDLIEGMGNQAEPSTAFGSLVAQEAEGTSSPLADTGTPHHAPSAQDEGEATASPLCWDPQHQVASETRGDTQPSSSPRDTPKAGPGTSLRRGQAWPSIECIGERNPAPLPAPGGFLEVATSPEPACPAVLPAAFHLWIF from the exons ATGCTGGAGTGGATGGAAGCCCCCGGACCCAACCAGCATCAAGTGAGGGCAAGAGGGAGGAGATTCCTGACAGTGCTGGAGAACAAAGCAGGGGACTTAGAccaggagggggaagaggacaGTGATGGAGATGACATCATCTGGCCCTCTTCCCAGGAGTTCTTTCAGGACCTCAAGTTTGTCCTCCAGGAGGAATCCAGCTCATCCAGCAGCATGGGCACAGAGTCTGAAGGACAGGAAGATAATTACCAGCAGAGCACATTTCCTGAATCACTGGAGCTCATGGACATGGAGCCAGCAGGTTCTGCCCGGGCCAGAGTTCTTGAGAAAGAGGGGCACCACTTGCCTCTGGCTCCTGTGGCAGAACAGAAGGCAAAAGCACCAGCTTGTCTTGCCTTTAGTGAGCTAGACACAGCAGTGGAGGCAGAGAGCCTGGCACCTGTTCCCTCCAGCCCCGCAGAAGATGATCTGGCTCTGGTGGGCAGCGACCACTTTATTGTCAGGGAGTTTATGGCCAAGGCTGTGCTTGTGACACAGGGACCAGACCAGCAGTCCACAGAACAGCAAGACCTCATAGAAGGCATGGGCAatcaggcagagcccagcacagcctttgGCTCCTTGGTAGCACAAGAGGCTGAAGGGACTTCATCACCTCTGGCAGACACTGGCACGCCCCACCATGCGCCATCTGCCCAAGATGAAGGAGAAGCAACGGCTTCTCCCTTGTGTTGGGACCCTCAGCACCAG GTGGCCTCTGAGACCAGAGGTGACACACAGCCCTCCTCCAGTCCCAGGGACACGCCCAAGGCTGGCCCAGGTACGTCCCTGAGGCGAGGGCAGGCCTGGCCCTCCATAGAGTGCATCGGAGAAAGGAACCCAgctcccctgccagcaccaggagggTTCCTGGAGGTGGCCACCAGCCCTGAGCCTGCCTGCCCCGCCGTGCTGCCAGCTGCCTTTCACCTGTGGATTTTTTGA